From the genome of Canis lupus familiaris isolate Mischka breed German Shepherd chromosome 8, alternate assembly UU_Cfam_GSD_1.0, whole genome shotgun sequence, one region includes:
- the LOC100688456 gene encoding LOW QUALITY PROTEIN: nucleolar RNA helicase 2-like (The sequence of the model RefSeq protein was modified relative to this genomic sequence to represent the inferred CDS: inserted 3 bases in 2 codons; deleted 1 base in 1 codon), giving the protein MEKVETPRKQNEKKGRKEKPKSIKTEEATEVKEEIPSLKAKKDKKKAESNEVDMNSPKSKKAKKKEGPSQDDIISPKTKXVKKTKESFEKKVVSPKTKKKVIKSEEPSEEEISVPKPKKMKKEKEMNEEIVEKSPKLKNGFXHSGLVSNTSETLGEESNSELEQEMPVEQKEGAFSNFPISEETIKLLKARGVTFLFPIQAKTFYHVYSGKDLTAQARTGTGKTFSFAIPLIAKLQGELQGRKRGRAPQVLVLTHMKELANQVSRDFSDITRKLAVACFYGGTPYGGQIESMWIGIDILVGTPGRIKDHPQNGKLDLTKLKHVVLDEVDQMLDMGFADQVEEILSVAYKKDSEDNPQTLLFSATCPHWVYDVAKKYMKSTYEQVDLIGKKTQKMAITVEHLAIKCHWTQRAAVIGDAIRVYSGFHGHTIIFCETKKEAQELSQNMSIRQDAQSLHGDIPQKQREITLKGFRNGDLGVLVATNVAARGLDIPEVDQVIQSSPPKDVESYIHRSGRRGRAGRTGICICFYQHKEEYQLAQMEQNAGIKFKRIGVPSATKIIKASSKDAIRLLDSVPPAAISHFKQSAEKLIEEKGAVEALAAALAHISGATSVDQRSLINSDAGFVTMILRCSMEMPNISYAWKELKEQLGEDIDSKVKGMVFLKGKQGVCFDVPTAAVTEIQEKWHDMRRWQLSVATEQPELEGPRERYRNFRGQQEGSQGFRGQREGSRGFRGQREGNRSFRGQRSGGGNKNHRFQNKGQKQSFSKAFGQ; this is encoded by the exons ATGGAAAAAGTGGAGACACCACGGAAGCAGAATGAGAAGAAAGGTAGAAAGGAGAAACCAAAATCTATTAAGACTGAAGAGGCaacagaagtaaaagaagaaattcctTCCCTTAAagctaaaaaagataaaaagaaagccGAGTCTAATGAGGTTGACATGAATTCTCCTAAatctaaaaaggcaaaaaagaaagaggggccATCTCAGGATGACATAATTTCTCCAAAAACCA gtgtgaaaaaaacaaaggagtcctttgaaaagaaagttgtttctcctaaaacaaaaaaaaaagtaataaaaagtgaAGAACCTTCTGAAGAAGAGATAAGTGTTCCTAAGCccaagaagatgaagaaagaaaaggaaatgaatgaagaaattgtAGAGAAAAGCCCCAAACTGAAGAATGGATT CCATTCTGGACTTGTCTCTAACACCAGTGAAACCCTAGGGGAAGAAAGTAACAGTGAGTTAGAGCAGGAAATGCCTGTGGAACAGAAAGAAGGAGCTTTCTCTAATTTTCCCATATCTGAAGAGACTATTAAACTTCTCAAAGCCCGTGGGGTGACCTTCCTGTTTCCTATACAAGCAAAGACATTTTACCATGTCTATAGTGGAAAGGACTTAACTGCACAGGCGCGGACAGGAACTGGGAAGACATTCTCCTTTGCCATCCCTTTGATTGCGAAGCTCCAGGGAGAACTGCAAGGCAGGAAAAGAGGTCGTGCCCCTCAGGTACTGGTTCTTACACACATGAAGGAGTTGGCAAATCAAGTAAGCAGAGACTTCAGTGACATCACAAGAAAGCTGGCGGTGGCTTGTTTTTATGGTGGAACTCCCTATGGAGGTCAAATTGAAAGCATGTGGATTGGGATTGATATCCTGGTTGGGACCCCAGGTCGTATCAAAGACCACCCTCAGAATGGCAAGCTAGATCTCACCAAACTTAAGCATGTTGTCCTGGATGAAGTTGACCAGATGTTAGATATGGGGTTTGCTGATCAAGTGGAAGAGATTTTAAGTGTGGCATACAAAAAAGATTCAGAAGACAATCCCCAAACATTGCTTTTTTCTGCAACTTGCCCTCATTGGGTATATGATGTTGCtaagaaatacatgaaatctaCATATGAACAGGTGGACCTGATTGGTAAAAAGACCCAGAAAATGGCAATAACCGTGGAGCACCTGGCTATCAAGTGCCACTGGACTCAAAGGGCAGCAGTTATTGGGGATGCGATCCGAGTATACTCG GGTTTTCACGGGCATACCATCATCTTCTGCGAAACCAAGAAAGAAGCCCAGGAGTTGTCACAGAATATGTCCATAAGGCAGGATGCCCAGTCATTGCATGGAGATATTcctcagaagcagagagaaatcaCTCTGAAAGGTTTTAGAAATGGTGATTTGGGAGTTTTGGTTGCAACTAATGTTGCTGCTCGTGGGTTAGACATCCCTGAGGTTGACCAGGTGATACAGAGTTCTCCACCAAAGGATGTGGAGTCCTATATTCATCgctctgggaggaggggcagagctggaaggacagggattTGCATCTGCTTTTATCAGCACAAGGAGGAGTATCAGTTAGCACAAATGGAGCAAAATGCGGGAATTAAATTTAAACGAATAGGTGTTCCTTCTGCAACAAAGATCATAAAAGCTTCCAGCAAAGATGCCATCAGGCTTTTGGATTCTGTGCCTCCCGCTGCCATTAGTCATTTCAAGCAGTCAGCGGAGAAACTAATAGAGGAGAAAGGAGCCGTGGAAGCCCTGGCAGCAGCCTTGGCCCATATTTCAGGTGCCACATCAGTAGACCAGCGCTCTCTGATCAACTCAGATGCGGGCTTTGTGACCATGATCTTACGATGCTCAATGGAAATGCCAAACATTAGTTATGCTTGGAAAGAACTTAAAGAGCAGCTGGGAGAGGATATTGATTCCAAAGTGAAAGGAATGGTGTTTCTCAAAGGaaagcagggagtttgcttcgaTGTCCCTACTGCAGCAGTAacagaaatacaggaaaaatgGCATGATATGCGTCGCTGGCAGCTCTCTGTGGCCACGGAGCAACCAGAGCTGGAAGGACCTCGGGAAAGATATCGAAACTTCCGTGGACAGCAGGAAGGCAGTCAAGGCTTCCGGGGACAACGCGAAGGCAGTCGAGGCTTTAGAGGACAGCGGGAGGGAAATCGAAGCTTCAGAGGACAGCGATCAGGAGGTGGCAACAAAAATCACAGATTCCAAAACAAAGGCCAGAAGCAGAGTTTCAGTAAAGCATTTGGGCAGTAA